In Phragmites australis chromosome 18, lpPhrAust1.1, whole genome shotgun sequence, the genomic window ATGTACAAAGGGACCTTCGGATCCATGGAGCGCTAAGGACTGTGTTTTCAAGACTTACAGTCTAAGGTCTGAATGGAGCATTGCCTTTACCTAAAACTTAGCGCACCTCAGTCCTCTTTGGCGGGCCCTTATCTGCCTTTTAAGTCGATTGGTGCGTTGTCTTTACCTAAGGACTAGCGGCACTTCGGCTTCCTGTCATGCAGGATTAGATGTGCTTTGCATCTTTTTCGAAAACAAAAAACACATTATAACCGATGTGTGCTTCGGCGTGTGCACATGAAGAATAAAAACTTCAATGCATTGATATAATGCATGTGTGCAGAAAGTAAAAGGCTTCGACATATACATGTGGAGAATAGTtattttgatgcattcatgtaaTGCAATGCATGGAAAGTGCTAGTATTTGACACTTTGTCTTATTCTTTCTGCATGGTTGCATTGCCTCTGGGAGGACGAACAATACCTCAACTTTTTCCTACGGTGCATTGCCTATGTAAGGTCTATCAACACTTCGACTTCATCCTGCGAAGGTGCATTGCCTATTTTAGGTTGAGCAACACTTCAAGTTCATCCTGTGAAGGTGTATTGCCTATTTTAAGCTGAGCAACACTTCAATTTTTCTGAAAGTCTGTTTTGACTTCTGTACGGGGCTGGCACACTTAGCTCCTGACTTGTTTATGATCCAAAGAATTAATTGATCCTCGGAGCGAGGGCTTGCACACTTAGCCCCCATCTTTTTGGAACCCGAAGACGTGACTTGTCTTCGGCGTGtgggcatgcactcttagcccccgtcttcGGTGTATGTGTGAGACAGATTCATGCATGGTGCAATAAAAGTGctttagaataaaaataaaaccttCGGTAAATTGTGGATAAATCCCATCTTACGAAGATTAAAAATTCCTGCATATaagatctttttcttttgaaggcTAAAACCTGTACACAGGGAATAAACACTTCCTCGTGCGGAGGGTAAGATAGCTGCATACGCAAAGAATATGTGCTTCGATGCATATAAATAATGCAAGCGCAAAGAAGATAAGTACTTCGACAATTATGCGAAGAATAAGTGCTTCAATACATATATCATGCGAGCGCATGAAAAATAAACGCTTCGATATACAAGCAAAGGGTAAACACGATGCACGTATGTGGAGATAAACACTTCGGTAAAGAGCTCTCATTCACTCATGCATATAAGAATAGATTCATTCATGCGAAGGGTAGATATCCTGCATATGAGGAACAACTGGTTTGATGCATTTATGTAATAAATAAACAGAAGGTAATGCTTCGACATCCATGTGAACAATACATGATCCGATGCAAATGTAACGCGAGGGCGTGAAAAATAAATGCTTCGACACACAAGCAAAGGGTAAATAGTTTGATGCATATGCAATGCAGACGtgtgaataacaaattcttGTTTCGCTATCGCAGAGGGTAAGAATAGTTGCTTCGATGTACATGAGTAATTCAAGCATAAATAAGTTGAGTACTTCGGCAATTGTGCGAAGAATAAACGCTTCAATGCATATTTGCAATGCAAAACGTGCGAAGCATATGCATCCCAAGTGATGTCACTGCTCACATATATGAAGAGTATGCGCTTTGTCGCAAATGAACAACAATGATATTCATACATGCGAAGCGTATACATATGTGAAAAGTATGCATTTTTGTAAGCGTGCAAAAAATAAACACTTCGGCACGTAAATGCAATATATGGGACATAAATGCTTCGGTGCAATGATTCAGTTTATGTATGCAGAATTGAGATGCATCGGCATGCATAGGAGGAGCAAGTACTTCGATACATGCATGGGGTTTTCTTCAACACAAGAATAGTACTAAAGAATGTTTCATCACATCGAAGAGTAAGTACTCCATGTGAAGGTATAGGTGCTTCGATGTATGGATGTAACATAAGCATGCGAAGAGTATTTTGATGTATAAGGATATATTACTTTATATGGATGgcaaaaatgtgcaaatgaggATCGAAGTTCCTCAAGCGAAGGGTTAATAAATGTATATGATGAAATATATTCTCTTAAACGAAGGGTTAGAAATTGCGTTTGAGTAAGAAATACTCTCACGAAGAAGGATAAAATATGTACTAGAATTAACTGTATTTGCATGTATGCGAAGAGTAACTACACTGGCACGGTGGAAACAAAGTCCCCTCGCTCACATGTGCGAAGGGAAAAATTGCTTATAAGAATTTAACTGGTTCATGGCATAAACATGCGCGaatgtaaatttttttttttcaacccaCTGATATAATGTAAGCCATGCAAGGAGTAAGTAGTTTGATACACACAAATGTAGGCGAGCGAAAGCGAATACTCAGGCATGCAGATGCGTATGAAGAGCAAATGTCTCAGTGCTTGACTGCAACACGCGCACACAAGTAGGTGCCTCGGCCAACattcatatgaaaaataaaCATCTATGCATATATATGgaacatatgcatatatatacaaattGATGTAATGCAAGTGAAACAGTGGATATTTTGGCATTTGATCGCGCGTGCACGAGAAGTGGATGCCTCGTCGCGTGCATGTTACAAACAATACTTCGACATGGCACAATGATGTATAACTGCAAGCATGTGACGAGTAAAATCCGAATTGCGAGGAATTAACACGTGGCCATGTTCGGCACGTGCACACCTCAAGATTAACCAGCCCACAAAGGCAGAGTTACGGTAATATATTCTAGGAGAAGCCATTAGTATGAATCGTCAAAATAGAGGACACTCCATATCTGTTCGGTCATCTGATCTGCAATTAGATCCTGACAATTGTGAGGCTAGCGACAAGAAGACGCATCTGGCATTCCAGCGGGAGCACGCCAGGGACATCTGTCAGTCATGGGCATGTCCCGTACGGCGCCTCACCAAAACAGCTTAAGCATGTTTAAGCGGTGCATTTGGAAGAGACACCAGGCAATCATATGTATCAGGGTCAAAATTGTTTACCAAGGTTGTTCTTGTATTCTTGCAAAAGCATATGTTTCAAATCACATGTTGTATAGACTGGCAGGTCTCTAACATGTCAAGCTATTTAGATATATAAAAATATGGAACACTAAAATGAAAGCAGACTGAGTAAAATGAAGTAGTCATTACTTCTAGATTTTTTGCACGTGTCTGTCCTGTTCTAATATTTTTGTTTAAGTTTACACTGATAGCCACTCACTAGCTACTTATAAGATTCTATTTTGATTTCCTTGTTATCCTACTCCCTAGCGCGCAGCCTACACGGTTAAGCACGTTAGGTGCAAGGGGCCAGGCGAAGCGGCCAAACGCTTTTACGCAGTGTAAAGGAAGAGCATGGCTCATGCCACCTGCTCAGTCGGCTAGCCCGAGCAACCATAAAAGGTCTACTCCACGTAATGCCGCAAGGAAACAACCGCAGGTTCACTGGCTAGGTGCAGCGAGCTGGAGCATTGCAAAACGACGGGTCTCGACCTCGAACCCGACCGGCGTCAAACATTTTGCTTGAAATAGAAAGGGACTTTTTACCTCGCTCACCCGTTGCGATCCCGAAGGCTGACACGCGCGGTCTGAATGCCGGCGGCCCGTCCGGCCGAAGTCCTCGCGGAGCCCCCGATCCGAAGGCGATAAGCGCGCCGTGAGGCCCGGCTGGTACGAAGACCAGTTGAAACCCGGCGAAGGCCCGCTGGTGGTGAAGGAGGCGAAGCCCGTCTAGTCTGAAGGCCGAGTGAAGGCCCGTGTGTGAGGGCGAAGCCCATCGAAGGCTCGcttggagtttttttatattttctaatttaaaatattgaATAAATAGACTCCTAATAAAAAGATTTACATAAATAGATGCCTACCGTCTTTTCATAGGGCGGTAAGAGGGTGGCAAGCAGTCCGACTCTACCACTTAAATGTCCTGACAGATTTCAATTGTCACTTAAATGTCCCAAGGACTTTATATTATCTTTAGAACTACTCACTTTGATAATAATAATCTGATTATCATAGTTCATATGGATAACTACTATTGGTTTTTCAACCACTAAGTAGATCTATCAAGAAATCACGCAGCCACTCTGCCTCAATAGTAGTTACACATAATGCTTCTATGGTCTAAGATGATATACTTGCAAGATCTCCATGAAACAACAGCACTACTAAGAATGAATACATATCTACTTGTGGTTTTAATTTCATCAGTAACAGGAGCAGATTGACCTCCCTTTGAAAAAGATACCAAAGACACCATGATGTAGATGCTAAGCATGACATAGATGAAGCAGATCATGAGCAGTCACGTGAGAGcttcccaaaaatcttattcgtccTCTCCATGTGCAAGATCGCAATGACGTTTGGTTCCAAAGACCCGCTCTCCTGATTGTCAGTGCACGTCTACGCATGGGATGGAGTAGTCTATCTGTGATGATGCAATAGAGAGGACGAGGTAAAAACTCTAACTCACGTGTGCATTGTGACAGCAAACGAtaggtatatatagagagaaaaaCTCGCATGGTTGAGACATACCACGATTGAACTCTCAATCAATATGATTTCCATATCTCATAACCATGTGGGCTGTCCcaagttgaaaaaaaataaaattgcaaaagAAGACCGCTACTGCACAAGACATTGGAGATTGGTGCTATGCGCCCATACCCTCTACCGAGTGTAATAAGGTAGCGCATGCTTGATGATGCTAGTTATGTATAtcttttatattaaatatattgtatatattataattatttcatcataaatGCCACTTGTTGTCTAAATGTTAATCCTactttgtagtatattgtgTTGTGTGTTCAattgtataaaaatataaagATTTGGGAGAAATCGACACAATGAAGAGACCATGGAAGATTCACATCAAAGATAGGGAATTTTGGAGGACCAATAGCACAAGAAAGACATTACCAAGGCCTACATAGAAGACCTGGATCACATGGCCTAGAACAGGGAGTTGCCGCACAGCACCCCCTTGTGCCACGTGGCACATACACAAGGCAAGGCCTATAGAGCCCACCTTCTTCATGTAGGTCGGTTTGACATGACTTAGGTTTCTGGAACCCTTCACACGACATTGGCACCGTGTTGACTCCCTTCTCCAAGAAAGATACTCTTTGAACTACTATATAAAGAAGATCTCGTCCAAAGGCGAGATGTTCCAGTTTTCCAGAGGAAAAATGCCACATTAGAATTATAAATCTTGAGGGGATCATTCTCAACGAAACCTAAGACGTGTTAGCGCAACACAGGTTTGTGCCGCACAGCACCCCCCCTATGTAGCGCAGCACTGGCCCCCTTGGCGGCCAGTTACTTGCCCTCTTTGATAAGCAGCAAAAATCTCGAGGGCATCATTCTCGATGAAACCTAAGGTGTGATAGCATAGCACAAGAGTGTGTTGCAGACACCCCCCTATGTAGTGTGGCACCACTCCCTGGCTGTCTGTTGCTTGCCCTCTTCGACAAGCAGTCTTTAGAGAGGCTCTACTTCATCTTAAGCTATGTACTCTCGATAAACTATGGAGTAATCTATTTGCTCTTTCTCGGGATGTTGGGGATCTTGCATGTAACTCTGTAACGATAATTGTGTTGAATTAAGCTGTTCAATCTATATGATGTGCATTTCATTACTTGTATCTTGAATTCATTCTCATAAGAGGACATTCTATAGATAAGTGTAAGCGTGATGTTTAGGCTTATGTACAAACATCATCATATAGTATGTTTGTAGATGATCTTGGCATACCTTTTCTATATGACACCCTAGGCGAGGCGAACCTCTTCATCTACAGTGTAATCATTGAGCTGTGATAGTAGACACTTTAATAATGTTTGCATTCTTGTGAACCTAAATCCTAGGGAAGATCCTTTAATCTATTTGTTTACAATCCTACAACCATACATCATGTTTTTTGAGATCCAATCACTTTACAATCAACTAATGTTTAGTTAGTATATATTTCTTTTAACTAAATCTTTGATCCATTTGTTCTCTAAGTTCAATAAACCTTGAAATATTCTAAAGGAATTGCTATTGACCTATGTGTTTGCAATTAATCTAACTGTGCACATAGCTAGAGTCGATAATACTCTAGCAACGCATGGATGTAATCGTGATGAGGATATCAATCTTGATGGAGATGGTATTCCGAACTGCGTCCGGTCTTTAGTGGTGAGCGATTTGGCGTCACCCTCAAGTTAATGGAACGATACTATTCCGTTAAAAAAGCAATGCATTCGCTGATCAATTGGACCTGCACACTTGGTTGTCCTTCGTCGTGATTTGTGCGGCCTAGAATCCTAGGCGTCCCAGAAAGTGGCATGCAATCCATCCCCTCCATCCAACGGTTGCAAGTTGGCAACATGGAAGAATAGAAAGATTTTGTTGGTCCAATGCATGTAGCTCATAGGTGACTTCTTCTCGGCTTCATACTTTGCAATcctatatatatttcaaatggAGGATTTTCGACAGCTATAGTCTATCAATTTACTTGCATGTTGGTAATTTATCGTAAACATTTTTTTGTGGAATATAGATAGATTTCTTGGTAAAGAACGGTAATTATCCATAAATTCAGCACTGTCAAGGAATCTAACAtaaaaatattaagataattttATGCATGCCACCGAATGTTAGCGAAAATCTCAATTTGCCATCGAAAAAGTCATAGCCCCTCTGGTACCatcacttcaattttttttcctttccgtACATGCTACTGTCGTTAACTCAATTACGATGGTAATGTCACATGGTAGATGAAAAAACTGAATTTGTGACATGTGATAGACTATTACGTTTTCATTATAAATCGAGAATTTCTCTAACATCCATCTGGATGTAGTGTTCTGGGTGTAAATTTAAAGAGATAGACAGTGGATGCTTAATGGGTTTGGTTTAAGGAACCAACCTGGATAGGCTAATCCATTCTGCGATTATCCCATCATTTTCTTGGGTTGACCCAATACCTCATTTTATAGTAAGGATGTGCTTACGAGGTTTGAGGCGATGATTGATCGATTCATTCGATTTCTCAAACAAAACATCTAGTTACAAGGCTTGAGGCGATGATTGACCTGATTGTACATCACCGTCTCGTCTGTCGAAGTAAACACCATGTAAAATAGGAATTAGGAATTGTTAAATAGGAATTAGCCTGTGCATTCCGGATCCAAATAAGTTAATCATCCTCGGATGACATAAACTAGACTAGCACTCTAGATCGACGCATGGTCGTGGCATGGAAAACAAAAGTAGCTGCACACTCGTTACGAGAAGGCTAGGTCAAACCATACTCGCCCGAGTCCTCAACCGAAATACCGGAACTAGGATTCTGACACGAAATCTCTCACGCCATTGTTATCGCAGTCTCCGAGGCAAGATAACTGCACGTGAGCAGACTACTGTCTCACACGACTCTAACTAAACATTATAGTAAATACCATTTATCGGAGATTATTAATAAACACGATTTATCtcaaataacatatcgatacatgatatattttttctatcagTCTGTTGACAAATCTCGTAAACTAAATTTATCATCGACCTGACTTGAGGCTCTACTCTCGAGCTCCCACTCGTAGGGGCGGTAGCTAGGCCACAGCAGCCTAGGGGGCCTACCACGCCGCATCCGGCGACACGTGCTCGTCATAGATTGCTAGGGTGTTCTTGTCGGCGGTCAATGACAATGACTCCGTGGTCCGACGGTAGGGGAGCCGCAAGCCGTCGCCATCAATTAGTCTCCTAATTGCAGTAGCGCATAATTAACTAGTAGTCTGAGGTCTGATGTCTGATCTCAGTAGATCCTGCACTAATCCCGAGCTTGAGGGGTTGATTAACTAGCAATAAAGCATCTAGACCTACCGGAACATACTAGGCACAGGAAAAGACAAAACAAAGCAGAGTAGAAACCATCAGTCTTAGGGTAGAATAAAAATGCTATCGGAATGGGAAAGACGTCCCTTCCAATAATTGTTTAGCCCATCACCCATGGTGTTAACTAACTCAGCTCAAGAGGTTCCTGTAAGACTTGGATGCAGATCCTCTCACTTCACCGCCGTGACTTTAGCACTCTATCAGCCGTTCATCCACAATTAGACGGCAAGCTTCTTCCTTCCTATTTCTTTTgccttatttttttcttttaactcCCCAACGGTGGGTAAATCTGAATGGTTGGTTATATAGATGGACGGTTGATGCAGGGCCAAAGTCACAGTAATTTTACTTCTTAACGTTAGAGGAGAGGATATGTGTCCCTAGGATTTAGGGTAGAATGGAACCGATCTCATACCTGTTTGGAACGAGAAATTCTTATTCATGCGGAAATTGAATTGTCTGTCGCAATTTCAGCATGTTGATCCTGTAGCCTGTGGAGGTAATTAACCCGTAATAAATCCCTATATGAATTCACAATCTTTCCAAATTAATAAACGGCAACAGAATATCGTCGTGTATGAATATAGCAAGAATTTcagaaaagcaaaaacaaaatagTCCTATTCCagtaaaaaataagaaaaatgttTTTCGAGGAAACCCAGCTCTGGCACACCTCGTCTAACACGCGGAAACAAAttcaatctctctctttttcaacttagatattagagaaaaaaattctataagacCCTTCAGTCCAGAAAGACCTCTGTGAGACCCTGATCCATACcattctttctcttatccaacaGCTGACGCGTGTAGAAGAGCGAAAATGAGGACACATGTCATATTGAGAGAGGAGATCTTTTGAAGGATTCGATCATAAAGATTTTCTTCTAACTATTAAATTACGAGAGAAATAATATAGATAAgatctcattaaaaatctttttaaacaGAATTATATATAATTTACTTCCCTGTCCTTGCAATCCAGCCGCCCAACCCAACCGCGCCGAAACCCCCGGGATAAAAAGACCCCGGCGACGCCGCCGCGGCTAGCGATTTTGCCTCAGCAGCGCGCCGCGGCCTCAACCGGGAGCCGGAAGCACGCCACGGAGAGGCTGGCGGCGAGGGTGTCGTcggcggcgctgatggtagcgtgGTGGCGGACGAAGGCGGTGTCCCGCGCGCGCAGGGCgtgggccgccgtcgccgggcGGCTCCGCGCGCGGAAGCCCGGTCAGTCCCCTTCCTTCATCCTCATCCCCTCCCCTTCGCTAAGCTGCGTACCTTCGTTCTTGGGGGTTCTTCCATGGAAGAACGGAAGCGATCAATTTCTTGAGATACAGATTTGAAGTGATCTTGTTTCCATGGAAGCGCGCTGATGGAAGAATGGAAGAACGGACGAGGAATTCATCTTGTTTCGCGTTTCCAGAGGATTGTCGACTCTGTTCTTTGCTCGTTAAGAGAAGGGTTGAAAGGAATACATAACAAATCAAGGTTAACACTAATCCAAATTAAGGTTCTTTAGGTGCCTCTTGATGACCATCTCCTAATGTATATGTGTGCTAATTCATCTGCTGGGAAAGAAGAAATCAAAATGCTAAGAACATGATGTCATAGgtaaagtatatatatatgctattatAATCTTGTGATTAGTCGACCTACTAGTTTTAGAATCTGTTCTGGCTACATACCGCACTTAGATTTCCTCAGAAAATGCACCGCACTTGATCACTTACTCTTCTCTCTTTCCTCTTCTAAAGATTATTTTCCCCCCGTAAAAGACGAAGCAAAGGAAATCCACCGGAATTCGCAAAAACAATTAGAACAAACAAAATTTTGCATCTAATTATGAGGAAAAAAACAATCAGACTGGGGCACAGATGTCATATTGACATGACCGCATTGGCTGCCGTGCCATTGACCTTGGCAGGGGAGGTAGTGCCACTTACAAGTGGGCCCGTGCAGCCGCTCTTGCTGCCGTTCTGTGGCCGCAGTTGGCTCCGCCACCGCATCCTGTCTCCGGTGGATCCCATGTTAACGCGATCCTGGCCCCCGGGTTGAATGCTCACGTGGAGGCCTTAAATATCTCGTTCCTGCCTTGGATACTACAACAGTACGTTGAAGGTgtaaattaattaatctaaagCTATCCACCCATTctttttagtttaattaatataatactattttttaaagtgattaatttttttaaaaaaaattagtattaTTGATTGAAATAAGTAGAGTCGATGGATACCTCAAGTTAATTAATTTACACCGGAGCATAGTGAACGGCGAAAATCCCTATGGTGTAGTGTAGACCTTTGCTGTGTTGAGGTAGGAAAACTAATGCTATTTTCCTTTAATAATGGAAGTATAACTCCCGTCATCTGTATGGTACAGAATGTCTAGATATACGTAGCCATAGGAAAAATTCTTGatcaaaaaggaaaactttgcaGGATCTCTATAGGAACTGTATTTGATCTTATAAATTCTTGACTTGGACCGCAGGAACTGGACGGAGATTTTTAAAAAGGTTTATGTTATTTTCGTAACGTTCATATTCTTCTCAgacaaaaagaaatataaataGGCTAGCCATCCTCTGGAAATCAGCATTCTGATCCTGGTAGTATGTCGTAAAGAAACCTACGAGTTGTTGAAGCCAGTGTACAGGCACGGTACCTTAGCAAAATTGCAAACTACACTAGAacatcatcattacggagggtTCTAAAAGGAACCACCACTATGACTTGATCAGCGAGCTTTCGCATCTTTTTTAGGGAGGTCCTATTTTTGCCCCAGCCGTCCGTTGGGTTGTTTATGATGATTTGCGATCCCATTTCTTCAATTTGGGATGGTCAAAAGTTTCTGTTCAATGGTGCCATGTGGTAACCTATCCTTAGGGAAGTGTAAGGACCATCTCTTTCAGATTATAAAATGTAAAGTAATATGCGAATATTTTACCTTTTCTCCTCCAAGGATGTCTTGCTTCTGTGCTGATTTATGGATTTATTATTTGTGTTACACCTCGACTTTGTAATGGCAATGAAACTAAAAACGTCTGAAGTAGTTATACAGAGTTAGCTTGATGTTCGATAATAATCtggatattttcttagcatcACCGTCCTTGGAAATCATCTTGTGCATATAGATTATTCAATATTGATGCTTTGTACAATCCTCTgtaataacaaaaaaaatgcatgtattaatgccgctTCCCAATCCTCTGAAATCAGCAAACGCATGTATGCATCCGTACCTCTTCTCAATCGACAGAAGTCACCAAATGCATCAGCAATGATCCTTTTTCTCACCACCATGCAGCTGACAAAGAGTTCACCTGTAACATGTGCAGTCAGCGGTGGCATCCTGAAGCTCCACGAGGACGTGCAGACCTGCGGGTACAAGGACGTCCAGGTCATGTTCGACATGCTCACCTCGGAGCTCGAGGCGGCGTCTCACGCCCGGAAGCAGCCGCCGTCGCCGCACAAACCAGCGGCGCCGAGGCCGGTCGCCGCGGCGGCGCAGTAGTGCGTGGCAAGCAGAAATGAATTTGTCGATCGAGTGTCAGCAGTCTATTACAGTCTTTCATACCAGGCGTCCTCCCCCTGCCCTTCTTCCGGAATAAAGAGCGAAAAAAATTGCAGCAAGAACAatcagaggaagagagagatcAAGCTCCCAAACATCATGTTTTGAGGTGTGTAGATAGAGGGTGATATGTACCAGTGCTGGAACCCAAAAAATTTCGCCAGttgggaggaagaaggagcaaGAGGGGTTGCTTTCAATTTTCAGGtgtattttcattttgttttcacATGCTGCGGAAGAGAGCTCTATTTTACAGAGCATTAGTAATCTAGTAGTATGAGTTACTGAGATTTACTTTTACTTGAGCATTACTGAATGCATCGAAGACATGAATTTCGTAGGGATCTTGTTAAGAAATGGAGTAAAGCCTCCAAAGTTCCATTTCGAAAAACCTGCGGTCCTATTTGTTTGAGCTCCTCAACTCTCAAGTGAAGGAAGCTTAAGATCACGTTTTTATTCCAATTGAATATTCTTGCAAGTGTTCGCTAATTCAGTGCCCTATATATAGAACCCAATCACAATATTCCACTTGAATACTCTTATAAGGAGTCCATTCTTATAATTTCCTAATTATATATGGTCGACTCTGTCCTCTGGTCCTCTCTCCTCTGCTCACCTTCTACATGTGCAGTCTTAAACTTCCAGTTACGGCAGTGAAACAAAAACACTGTCTCTGATACATGGTCGTATATCTGGGTATCACATAGTTTTTCTTCAGTAAAGGCTCAAGGATCATTCCGGTTGATCTGGAAATCTTCTTGCCAGATCAAGCACAAAGTAGTTTTTGGGCTTCTTCTTAAAGACAGTTTAAACACTAGAGGGCTGTTACAAAGAAAACACATGACTCTGCCTTCATACAACTGCATCATCT contains:
- the LOC133899801 gene encoding uncharacterized protein LOC133899801, with protein sequence MVAWWRTKAVSRARRAWAAVAGRLRARKPVSGGILKLHEDVQTCGYKDVQVMFDMLTSELEAASHARKQPPSPHKPAAPRPVAAAAQ